GCAAGTCGAAGCCCACGACCAGTTCGACCCGCTGCGCGACTTTACCCACGCGCTGTCGGTACACCCGGTGATCCAGGCCTGGGACGACCGCATGCACGGTGACGACAACCCGCTGCTCAAGCGCATCGAAGGCAACCGCACCGACCTCAACTGGTGGCGCCTGGAGCAGGTGTACGACTGGAGCCTGGAAACGGCGGGCCAGCAAAAATGACCGCGCACAACCAGTCATTCGTGTTGATGGACTGCACCTTCCGTGATGGCGGGTTCCAGACCGACTGGCGGTTTTCCGATGCCATGGTCGGGCACTACTTCGGTATGTGCCAGGCCGCCGGCGTGGACATTGTCGAGATGGGCTACCTGAACCTGGACCCCGCTGCCGGGGTCAGCCACCTCGGGTCATTCAAGGCATTGCCCGAGTCGCTGAGCGACGTGCAGCGCCAGCAGGTCGACCTGGGGCCGATGCGCGCGGCGGTGATGATCGATGCCTGGCGCGTCCTCGATCAGCCGGTGCAGGCTGTCGCCGAGGTAATCATGGCGGCGATCCGGCGTTCGCCGTTCCCCATCGCCATCCTGCGCATCGCGGCCATGAGCAGCCAGCTCGAGGGCAGCCTGGCGCTGGCCAAGGCGCTGGCGGGGCAGGACCTGGCGGTGATGATCAACCTGATGCAGGCCGCCGAGCTGACGCCGGAGCAACTGGCCCATGACCTGCCGGCCCTGGCCGTCGAACCGGTCACGGCGCTGTATTTCGCCGACAGTTTCGGGCGAATGTTGCCGGAGCAGGTCCATCGCCTGTTCAGCCAGGCGCGCGAGCTGACCCCGTTGCCGCTGGGCTTCCATGCCCACGACAACTATGGCCTGGCGGTCGCCAACACCCAGGCGGCGCTGGACGCAGGCGCCCGTCATGCCGACGGCACGTTCGCCGGGATCGGCCGGGGGGCCGGCAACGCGCCGACCGAAACCCTCGGCCTGCTGAAGTCGGGGACACGGGAAATGGCCGAGTGCGAGGCGTTTCTGGCGGAGCACATCGAACCGCTCAGGCATACGGCGAACTGGGGCTACTCGCCCACCTACCGCAGCCAGGCCAGGCACAACGTGCACCCGACCTACGCCCAGCGCCTGTTCGAAGGCACGCCGCTGACGGGCCTGGAGCGTATCGACATCCTCGGCAAGATCGCCGGGCATGCCGGGGCGCACAAGTTCGACGCGGGCATTCTCAGCCACTACCGGTGAACGAACATGGTCAAACTCGGTGAACTGCTGGCGGACTGCAAGTTGGTGTTCTTCGACTGCGACGGTGTGCTGCTGGACTCCAACGGGGTGAAGCTGGCCGCGGTCGATCACGCCCTGGCCGCCTACCCGGCGGTACTGCGTGAGCGCTGCAAGGACAGCTTCCGGCTCAACTTCGGCCGCCCGCGGCGCTGGCATTTCGAGGCCTTCCAGCGCGTGATCGGGGCGGCCCAGGAGGAGGACTTCGTGGCGGCGAGCATCGACCGCTACGAGCAGTACCTGCAAGCGCACTATCGGTTTTCGCCGGCAGTGGCCGGTGCACCGCACCTGCTGGCCCGGTTGGCGGCCCGTGGGGTCATCTGCACGGTGGTGAGTGGCGGGGTGGAGGCGGAGATCAATGCCGCGCTGGCCGAGTGCGGGATGGATCGGCTGCTGGCGCGGGTGGTGGGTTCGCCGGTGACCAAGATCGCGGCGATCAACGCGCTGCTCGAGCAGTACGACTGCAGCGCCGCGCAAGCCGTGTTCCTCGGTGATGCCAGCGCCGACGCCGAAGCCGCCATCGCCTGCAAGGTGCCGTTCATCTTCGTCAGCGGGCATGCGCTGATCGCCCGCTCGACCCTCAGCGCGAGCTGGCCGGAGGGTCACTGGGGCGGCGAAGTGCCCAACCTGCTGGCGGACAACGCTGTATCGCGCTTTTGCGTGAGCAACCAGACGATCAAGGAGGAATCATGAACACAACCACGCAGCGGCCGCTGCGCATCGCCATCACCGGCGTGAGCCGTGGCCTGGGGTTGGCCCTGAGCCAGGCGCTGGCCGCCCGCGGCCACCAGGTGTTCGGCTGCCAGCTGTCGGCCGACGCCGCGCCGGCGGCCCAGGCCAACCCGGCGCTGTTCAGTGCCTCGGTGGCGGTGCCCGAGGACATGCGGCGCTTCGCCGAGGCGGCGGGGCGCGAGGGGGCGATGGATATCGTGGTGTGCAATGCCGGGGTGATCAATGCGCGCAAGCCAGCCTGGGAAATCAGCCAGGAAGAGTGGGCGCAGGTGATGGAGGTCAATGTGCTGGGCGTGGTCAACACGCTGCACGCCTTCCTGCCGGCGATGCTCGACCGCGGCCAGGGCCTGTTCGTTGCCATCAGCTCCGGCTGGGGGCGTTCGGCGTCCTGGGGGCTCGGCCCGTACTGCGCGAGCAAGTTCGCGGTGGAGGGGCTGATCGGTTCGCTCAGTGCCGACCTGCCGGAGGGCTTGCACGCGGTGGCGCTGGACCCGGGCAACGGGGTGAACACCAAGATGCTCGCCCAGTGCCTGCCGGATGACCATACGCAGTACATCGCCCCGGGGCTGTGGGCCGAGCATGCCGCGGACTACATCGTCGACCAGCTCCATGGCCAAAAGCTCTCGGGCAGCCGTACGGTGCCGCACCCCGGCTGTTGACGGATTTCATGACAGGGAAGCAGACAATGCTGAAGAACAAACGTGTAGTGGTCACCGGCGGTGGCCGTGATTTCGGCCAGGCGGTTTCGGTCTGGCTGGCCCGCGAGGGCGCCCATGTGGACCTGTGCGCGCGCCAGCTGGACAGCGCCCGGGCCACTTGCGAGATCATCCAGGGTGAAGGCGGCTTGGCCCGTGC
This genomic stretch from Pseudomonas entomophila harbors:
- a CDS encoding L-rhamnose mutarotase, giving the protein MKRIGFSIELTSLEAAELYKAMHRDVPVQIAGEHGVLREIGLQRMSIYLLPPRTLFMQVEAHDQFDPLRDFTHALSVHPVIQAWDDRMHGDDNPLLKRIEGNRTDLNWWRLEQVYDWSLETAGQQK
- a CDS encoding homocitrate synthase, which translates into the protein MTAHNQSFVLMDCTFRDGGFQTDWRFSDAMVGHYFGMCQAAGVDIVEMGYLNLDPAAGVSHLGSFKALPESLSDVQRQQVDLGPMRAAVMIDAWRVLDQPVQAVAEVIMAAIRRSPFPIAILRIAAMSSQLEGSLALAKALAGQDLAVMINLMQAAELTPEQLAHDLPALAVEPVTALYFADSFGRMLPEQVHRLFSQARELTPLPLGFHAHDNYGLAVANTQAALDAGARHADGTFAGIGRGAGNAPTETLGLLKSGTREMAECEAFLAEHIEPLRHTANWGYSPTYRSQARHNVHPTYAQRLFEGTPLTGLERIDILGKIAGHAGAHKFDAGILSHYR
- a CDS encoding HAD family hydrolase; the encoded protein is MVKLGELLADCKLVFFDCDGVLLDSNGVKLAAVDHALAAYPAVLRERCKDSFRLNFGRPRRWHFEAFQRVIGAAQEEDFVAASIDRYEQYLQAHYRFSPAVAGAPHLLARLAARGVICTVVSGGVEAEINAALAECGMDRLLARVVGSPVTKIAAINALLEQYDCSAAQAVFLGDASADAEAAIACKVPFIFVSGHALIARSTLSASWPEGHWGGEVPNLLADNAVSRFCVSNQTIKEES
- a CDS encoding SDR family oxidoreductase; the encoded protein is MNTTTQRPLRIAITGVSRGLGLALSQALAARGHQVFGCQLSADAAPAAQANPALFSASVAVPEDMRRFAEAAGREGAMDIVVCNAGVINARKPAWEISQEEWAQVMEVNVLGVVNTLHAFLPAMLDRGQGLFVAISSGWGRSASWGLGPYCASKFAVEGLIGSLSADLPEGLHAVALDPGNGVNTKMLAQCLPDDHTQYIAPGLWAEHAADYIVDQLHGQKLSGSRTVPHPGC